From the Candidatus Saccharibacteria bacterium genome, the window TTACAGGTAACATCTGGCGAAGCCCGTAGCTGTGCATCTGTCAGCGTAACAGCTGTTGAATCACAACTCGATGGGTGCGTGGACGGGGCGCACAGAAGATCATTGTCACCATATGCGATTGAGATGCTTATGCTATACATATTTGATACGGCAGGTATCTGTACAACCGAAAGTTGTGTTATGCGCATCCGTTCGCCTAGTAACTGCTGGCCAGAAAGCAAAGACTGATTGTGGCATAAGCTACCCGCCATCGCTATTCCATCCATTGGCACCATATATACCCCTCTTTGGCCTGCTAAGCCGGTATACATTGCCCCTGTGGTATCAAACATAAATAGATTTCCACCAGCGCAAAAATAGTTATTTACCCCGCTTGGGAACACATTTGCGGTACCAAACTGTATAGCCTGGCTTATAGAATCAATGATTGATCGAGCTGTATTTTGTGTTGTTGATTGGTTTGAGGCTTTATAGTAACGATTGCTGAAAGACACAATACCCATAGAGATAACGAGCAAGATAACAGAAAACACCATCGTCGCAATCATCATTTCCGTTATCGTAAATCCCCGCAAGTCACTTTGGATAGTACGTAAACGTTTCATCACCCTGCCGTCCAATAGTATATTGTTACATTCGAGGTTCCACCTCCTAGCGTCACCCAGTCGATGTTTACCTTGTAGCGCGAACCAGAGTTCGTAATAGATACCCCGTATTTAGCCCCCCCGTTACTCCGTTCACAAGCCGCACTATGAGGCGCCGAAATAACGAACACATTAGTACTATTAAAACAGCCGCCACCAGACGAAATACTAGTTGAGCGCAATAGTTCGGCTTGTTGTTCGGCAAGTTTTTGGGCATACATTTGTTCTTGGGTCTCCTGTGATGCGCGAACATTACGATTCGTAACCGCATAGGCGCTCACAAGCACCATACTCACAATACCAACCGCTATCAGCACCTCGACAATGGTATCGCCTGCCTGCTTCCTTCGCGCATGAGCTTTAAAAACACGCATTGTTTCAGCACCCAGTCCCATTTTTTATGCTCAGCTTCACTTCTAACCCATTGGAAATGGTGATTAGGCCAGACTGATTCGTACCCCCGCTCTTAAAACAAAGTTCAATGCCATTCGCAAACGCAGGGTACCTGTTGGCATACGGGTTGTTCATCTCTTTATTGATGTTGTTTACTTCATCGGATGGGTTCCATGCTCCGTATCCAGCAAGTCTTATTTTCTGGGATCCCCCGGATCCATTTCCAACCGACTGGAAATCAGCAAATGTAGACAACAGAGCAAATGATTGGACATTTGTATTCCAAGCACCAGCACCGACAGATCTTCCCTTTACGTACTCAATACTATTCGGTATATCAATTTTGTTTGTCAAATCTGGGATGGACGGGTTGGAGCTCGTT encodes:
- a CDS encoding prepilin-type N-terminal cleavage/methylation domain-containing protein, producing the protein MKRLRTIQSDLRGFTITEMMIATMVFSVILLVISMGIVSFSNRYYKASNQSTTQNTARSIIDSISQAIQFGTANVFPSGVNNYFCAGGNLFMFDTTGAMYTGLAGQRGVYMVPMDGIAMAGSLCHNQSLLSGQQLLGERMRITQLSVVQIPAVSNMYSISISIAYGDNDLLCAPSTHPSSCDSTAVTLTDAQLRASPDVTCKGRTGSQFCATSRLTTTVQKRV